One genomic window of Rhizomicrobium sp. includes the following:
- a CDS encoding acyl-CoA dehydrogenase family protein gives MSAAEKVDTDLEAFRADARQWLEENFPPSLKGKGAMMAGEGGPAGGGDFAKWKKAMGEKGWGTPTWPRQYGGGGLSPAQARVLQQEIARLGAFNPIGGMGVMMFGPTLLEYGSDEQKKKYVPGIVQGTTWWCQGYSEPGAGSDLASLRTQCLDKGDHFLVNGQKIWTSGAQYADMCFALVRTDNTKKHEGISFLLIDMKSPGVEVRPIKLISGNSPFCETFFTDVKVPKENLMGPLNGGWTIGKRLLQFERAGLGGNIGSAAGLGRSGETRTLDQVAKDYVGANDNGRIADADLRVRVTNHLMDSRAFMLTVFRAQAEAKGNQGPSATTSIMKNAGSRIGQERSELLIEMMGYQGLGWEGEGFTRGELDTVRGWLGGKATTIYGGSQEIQNNIIAKRILGLLDHQ, from the coding sequence ATGAGCGCCGCCGAAAAAGTCGATACCGATCTGGAAGCCTTCCGCGCCGACGCGCGCCAATGGCTCGAAGAGAATTTCCCGCCATCGCTGAAGGGCAAGGGCGCGATGATGGCGGGCGAGGGCGGCCCGGCCGGCGGCGGCGACTTCGCCAAATGGAAGAAGGCGATGGGCGAGAAGGGCTGGGGCACGCCGACCTGGCCCAGGCAATATGGCGGCGGCGGGCTCTCGCCCGCGCAGGCGCGCGTGCTGCAACAGGAGATCGCCCGCCTCGGCGCCTTCAACCCGATCGGCGGCATGGGCGTGATGATGTTCGGCCCGACGCTTTTGGAATACGGCTCGGACGAGCAGAAGAAGAAATACGTCCCGGGCATCGTGCAGGGCACGACCTGGTGGTGCCAGGGCTATAGCGAGCCCGGCGCCGGCTCCGACCTCGCCAGCCTGCGCACGCAATGCCTCGACAAGGGCGACCACTTCCTGGTCAACGGCCAGAAGATCTGGACCTCGGGCGCGCAATACGCCGACATGTGCTTCGCGCTGGTCCGCACCGACAACACGAAAAAGCACGAGGGCATCTCGTTCCTCCTGATCGACATGAAGTCGCCGGGCGTCGAAGTGCGGCCGATCAAGCTGATCAGCGGCAACTCGCCGTTCTGCGAGACCTTCTTTACCGACGTGAAGGTGCCCAAGGAGAACCTGATGGGCCCGCTCAACGGCGGCTGGACCATCGGCAAGCGCCTGCTGCAGTTCGAGCGCGCGGGCCTGGGCGGCAATATCGGCAGCGCCGCCGGGCTCGGCCGCAGCGGCGAGACCCGCACGCTGGATCAGGTCGCCAAGGATTATGTCGGCGCCAACGACAATGGCCGCATCGCCGACGCCGACCTGCGCGTCCGCGTCACCAACCATCTGATGGATTCCCGCGCCTTCATGCTGACCGTGTTCCGCGCCCAGGCCGAAGCCAAGGGCAATCAGGGCCCGTCGGCGACGACCTCGATCATGAAGAACGCCGGCTCGCGCATCGGCCAGGAGCGCTCCGAGCTGCTGATCGAAATGATGGGCTATCAGGGGCTGGGCTGGGAAGGCGAAGGCTTCACCCGCGGCGAGCTCGACACGGTGCGCGGCTGGCTCGGCGGCAAGGCGACGACGATCTATGGCGGCAGCCAGGAGATCCAGAACAACATCATCGCCAAGCGCATCCTTGGCCTGCTCGATCATCAATAA
- a CDS encoding acyl-CoA dehydrogenase family protein codes for MSDLETFRSETRAWLEANCPPSMRGGAELAVTDGDDDSIWGGRKATFKNPEQKLWLDRMAAKGWTAPTWPREYGGGGLSNAEARVLSQELGRLKARPALMSFGIWMLGPVLLEYASEDQKKRFLPQIVKGEIRWCQGYSEPGAGSDLAGLRTQAVDKGDHYLLNGSKIWTSYADKADWIFCLVRTDNTKKHEGISFLLFDMASPGVEPRPIKLISGNSPFCETFFTDVKVPKSQLVGKLNGGWDIAKRLLQYERQNISASGFGSGGGYDLEHAALDYIGTEDGRLADADLRGRITAHKMEARAFALTVRRAEEESKQGKGPSAATSIIKYAAAKINQERTELLVEALGTQGLGWDGEGYKPEEIAAMRGMLRAKGNSIEGGTSEVNLNVISKRVLGLMDHQ; via the coding sequence ATGAGCGATCTCGAGACATTCCGAAGCGAAACGCGCGCCTGGCTGGAGGCCAATTGCCCGCCCTCGATGCGCGGCGGCGCCGAATTGGCGGTGACGGACGGCGACGACGATTCCATCTGGGGCGGCCGCAAGGCGACGTTCAAGAATCCGGAACAGAAGCTGTGGCTCGACCGCATGGCGGCCAAAGGCTGGACGGCGCCGACCTGGCCCAGGGAATATGGTGGCGGCGGCCTCTCCAATGCCGAGGCGCGCGTGTTGAGCCAGGAACTCGGCCGCCTCAAGGCGCGTCCCGCGCTGATGTCTTTCGGCATCTGGATGCTGGGACCGGTGCTGCTCGAATATGCCAGCGAAGACCAGAAGAAGCGCTTCCTGCCCCAGATCGTGAAGGGCGAGATCCGCTGGTGCCAGGGTTATAGCGAGCCCGGCGCCGGTTCCGACCTCGCGGGGCTGCGCACCCAGGCGGTCGACAAGGGCGACCACTATCTCCTCAACGGCTCGAAGATCTGGACTTCCTATGCCGACAAGGCGGACTGGATCTTCTGTCTCGTCCGCACCGACAACACGAAGAAGCACGAAGGCATCTCGTTCCTGCTGTTCGACATGGCGTCGCCGGGCGTCGAGCCCAGGCCGATCAAGCTGATCAGCGGCAACTCGCCGTTCTGCGAGACCTTCTTCACCGATGTGAAGGTGCCCAAGAGCCAGCTTGTCGGAAAGCTCAATGGCGGCTGGGACATCGCCAAGCGCCTGTTGCAGTACGAGCGCCAGAACATCTCCGCCAGCGGCTTCGGCAGCGGTGGCGGCTACGATCTGGAACACGCCGCGCTCGATTATATCGGCACGGAGGATGGCCGGCTCGCCGACGCCGACCTGCGCGGCCGCATCACGGCGCACAAGATGGAAGCGCGCGCCTTCGCGCTCACCGTGCGCCGCGCCGAGGAGGAGTCCAAGCAAGGCAAAGGTCCGTCGGCCGCGACCTCGATCATCAAATACGCCGCCGCCAAGATAAACCAGGAGCGCACCGAACTGCTGGTGGAGGCGCTGGGCACGCAGGGCCTGGGCTGGGACGGCGAGGGCTACAAGCCCGAAGAGATCGCCGCGATGCGCGGCATGCTGCGCGCCAAGGGCAATTCCATCGAAGGCGGCACGTCGGAGGTGAACCTTAACGTCATCTCCAAGCGCGTGCTGGGGCTGATGGATCATCAATGA
- a CDS encoding insulinase family protein, with protein MTVFSRWMLRALLACLVLAAPAAYATPPSQPWPQAASDLAADASVRFGTLPNGMRYAIKRNATPKGAVSLRFRIAAGSLMERDDEQGIAHMLEHMAFRGSAHVPDGEMVKKLQSLGLTFGADTNAFTAPTQTVYSFDMPKDDAASVDTALTLMREIASNLTIAQAALDTERNVVLAEAHLNDVPIQHLQKSDWAFLYGDRAAGALMPIGKEAIVAHATDKLVRGFYEAWYRPERATLMIVGDVDPGEMEARIKALFSDWQAKAPPRTAVQYAPPLSHPDPFKLFTEAGSQSYLIYSWLRPYDASPDNKANEARDVIRFIALGVLNQRLAVLAHGTHPPFVNASASHDHTATVADTTNIVVTYRGGQADDGLKAAETAWREAVKNGVRQDEVDQIVAQFRTFFQGNAAAADTTPSPQVITALLRAVDEGTVFTSPSSDLALYEDVVRDLKADQVNAALKFVFGGDGPLYFASAAAPLPGGEAGVKTAIGEADAAPLAALAQTTLPPWPYGDFGKPGAVAATRTVDDLGVTYVRFDNGVLLTVKPTQLHVGQILMSVRLGKGRFGLPRDHIAPAWALGGSLVQGGLRKYSVDDLQKRMADKMWGATLSALDDAFVLTGQARAADLDAEMQVLAAYVSDPAWSPQAFDQVRVAYGTSLEEQQASPTGVLGHAFPGLIHDRDPRWDQPGAAAVSATTLDQATALIAPALASGPLDITIVGDTTVDAAIRSVAATFGAFPSRRAPDGPAKGDQRFPDPTAQPVVLTHRGAANQAIGLIAWPTEGFLPDMKLQRTLRVLSEVFSQRLLDDLRTREGITYTPGASTVSSIDSKTYGYLYALAQLPPDKLANFYAAADAVAADLRDKPVGEDELNRARGPRIEDIQRQQQTNEYWLSLLAGSQVNPRLLDVVRSTVSDLTSVSAADIETAAKDWLKDDRAWRAVVVPQGFTPPALAH; from the coding sequence ATGACCGTATTTTCGCGCTGGATGCTCCGCGCCCTTCTTGCCTGTCTCGTTCTCGCCGCCCCCGCCGCCTATGCGACGCCGCCGTCGCAGCCCTGGCCCCAGGCCGCCAGCGACCTGGCGGCCGACGCCTCGGTCCGCTTCGGCACGCTGCCCAACGGCATGCGCTACGCGATCAAGCGCAACGCGACGCCCAAGGGCGCGGTGTCCCTGCGTTTCCGCATCGCCGCGGGCTCGCTCATGGAGCGCGACGACGAGCAGGGCATCGCCCATATGCTGGAGCACATGGCGTTCCGCGGCTCGGCGCACGTGCCCGACGGCGAGATGGTCAAGAAGCTGCAAAGCCTCGGCCTCACCTTCGGCGCCGACACCAACGCCTTCACCGCTCCGACGCAGACCGTCTATTCCTTCGACATGCCCAAGGACGACGCGGCGTCGGTCGATACCGCGCTGACGCTGATGCGCGAGATCGCCAGCAATCTCACCATCGCGCAAGCCGCCCTCGACACCGAGCGCAACGTCGTTCTCGCCGAGGCGCATCTGAACGACGTGCCGATCCAGCATTTGCAGAAATCCGACTGGGCCTTCCTCTATGGCGACCGTGCCGCCGGCGCCCTGATGCCGATCGGCAAGGAAGCCATCGTCGCGCATGCGACCGACAAGCTGGTGCGCGGCTTCTACGAAGCCTGGTACCGGCCCGAGCGCGCCACGCTGATGATCGTCGGCGATGTCGATCCGGGCGAGATGGAAGCCAGGATCAAGGCGCTGTTCTCGGACTGGCAGGCCAAGGCGCCGCCGCGCACCGCCGTGCAATATGCCCCGCCGCTCAGCCATCCCGATCCCTTCAAGCTGTTCACCGAAGCGGGGTCGCAGTCCTATCTCATCTATAGCTGGCTGAGGCCCTATGACGCCTCGCCGGACAACAAGGCGAACGAGGCGCGCGACGTCATCCGCTTCATCGCGCTCGGCGTGCTCAACCAGCGCCTGGCGGTGCTGGCGCATGGCACCCATCCGCCCTTCGTCAACGCCTCGGCCAGCCACGATCATACCGCAACCGTCGCCGACACCACGAACATCGTCGTCACCTATCGCGGCGGCCAGGCGGATGATGGCCTCAAAGCCGCCGAAACCGCGTGGCGCGAGGCGGTCAAGAACGGCGTGCGCCAGGACGAGGTCGACCAGATCGTCGCCCAGTTCCGCACCTTCTTCCAGGGCAATGCCGCCGCCGCCGACACCACGCCGTCGCCGCAGGTCATCACCGCGCTGCTGCGCGCGGTGGACGAGGGCACCGTGTTCACCTCGCCGTCCTCCGATCTCGCGCTCTACGAGGACGTGGTGCGGGACTTGAAGGCCGACCAGGTGAACGCGGCGCTGAAATTCGTCTTCGGCGGCGACGGCCCGCTCTATTTCGCGAGCGCCGCTGCGCCTCTGCCGGGCGGCGAGGCCGGCGTGAAGACGGCGATCGGCGAGGCCGATGCCGCGCCGCTCGCGGCGCTGGCGCAGACCACGCTGCCGCCCTGGCCCTATGGCGATTTCGGCAAGCCCGGCGCCGTCGCGGCGACGCGCACGGTGGACGATCTCGGCGTCACCTATGTCCGTTTCGACAACGGCGTCCTGCTCACCGTCAAGCCGACCCAGCTCCATGTCGGCCAGATCCTGATGAGCGTGCGGCTGGGCAAGGGCAGGTTCGGCCTGCCGCGCGACCACATCGCGCCGGCCTGGGCGCTCGGCGGCTCCCTGGTCCAGGGGGGCTTGCGCAAATACAGCGTCGACGACCTGCAGAAGCGCATGGCCGACAAGATGTGGGGCGCGACGCTGAGCGCCCTCGACGATGCCTTCGTCCTGACCGGGCAGGCGCGCGCCGCCGATCTCGACGCCGAGATGCAGGTGCTCGCCGCCTATGTCAGCGATCCCGCCTGGTCGCCGCAGGCCTTCGACCAGGTCCGCGTCGCCTATGGCACGAGCCTGGAGGAGCAGCAGGCCTCGCCCACCGGCGTGCTCGGCCATGCCTTTCCCGGCCTGATCCATGACAGGGATCCACGCTGGGACCAGCCAGGGGCGGCCGCGGTCTCGGCCACGACGCTCGACCAGGCCACGGCCCTGATCGCGCCGGCGCTGGCTTCGGGGCCGCTCGACATCACCATCGTCGGCGACACTACCGTCGATGCCGCGATCCGCTCGGTGGCGGCGACCTTCGGCGCATTCCCCTCGCGCCGGGCGCCCGACGGACCGGCCAAGGGCGATCAGCGCTTCCCCGATCCGACGGCGCAGCCCGTGGTGCTGACGCATCGCGGCGCGGCGAACCAGGCGATCGGCCTGATCGCCTGGCCGACCGAGGGCTTCCTGCCCGACATGAAGCTGCAACGCACCCTGCGCGTACTGTCGGAGGTCTTCTCGCAGCGCCTGCTCGACGATCTGCGCACCCGCGAGGGCATCACCTACACGCCGGGCGCCTCGACGGTCTCCTCGATCGATTCGAAGACTTATGGCTATCTCTACGCGCTGGCGCAGCTTCCGCCGGACAAGCTGGCGAATTTCTACGCCGCCGCCGACGCGGTCGCGGCCGATCTGCGCGACAAGCCGGTCGGCGAGGACGAGCTCAACCGCGCCCGCGGCCCGCGCATCGAAGACATCCAGCGCCAGCAGCAGACCAACGAGTACTGGCTCTCGTTGCTTGCCGGGTCCCAGGTGAATCCGCGCCTGCTCGACGTCGTCCGCTCCACCGTGTCCGACCTGACGAGCGTGTCCGCCGCCGATATTGAGACCGCCGCGAAGGATTGGCTGAAGGACGACCGCGCCTGGCGCGCGGTGGTGGTGCCGCAGGGCTTCACGCCGCCGGCCTTGGCGCACTGA
- a CDS encoding cupin domain-containing protein — MRNRLLATAFVLACGAAQAADAPKVDVQPVARTNTTITGQPIVVPDKPDVVVSLVTFPPGARLPEHQHRFPHYVYVLDGVLTVINIQTGKIFDVKAGDFVVEMQDTWHYGINNGSVPVKLLVIDQVPAGTKSNSVPKAPPSP; from the coding sequence ATGCGAAATCGACTTCTTGCGACGGCGTTCGTTCTCGCGTGCGGCGCGGCGCAGGCAGCGGATGCGCCGAAGGTGGACGTCCAGCCGGTCGCCCGCACCAACACCACGATCACCGGCCAGCCCATCGTCGTGCCGGACAAGCCCGATGTGGTGGTCTCCCTCGTGACCTTTCCGCCGGGGGCGCGGCTGCCGGAACACCAGCACCGCTTTCCGCACTATGTCTATGTGCTGGACGGCGTGCTGACGGTCATCAACATCCAGACCGGCAAGATCTTCGACGTGAAGGCGGGCGACTTCGTCGTGGAGATGCAGGACACCTGGCACTACGGCATCAACAACGGGTCGGTCCCGGTGAAGCTGCTCGTCATCGACCAGGTGCCGGCGGGCACCAAGAGCAACTCGGTGCCGAAGGCTCCGCCCTCCCCTTGA
- a CDS encoding LuxR family transcriptional regulator has protein sequence MNLLQDVQAFVREANRVSDIKDLETLLQVTVPELGFDYFALVHHVHIRQTKGDAIYLFNYPQAWADMMESKDYFSDDPVLMACQKSAAPFIWSEVPSLLALTERQLQILDSAKLAGLGGGFTVPIHIPGEYTGSCSFGTRYGREMPSTTLPAAQYVASFAFEAARRVVQRMSEKAKSGGATAGQPKLSRRQLDCVLLAGRGKSDKDVAQILGISNHSVHQHMEDAKRKYDVATRMQLIVRVLFDNQVAFADLVG, from the coding sequence ATGAATCTTCTGCAGGACGTGCAGGCGTTTGTCCGCGAAGCGAACCGCGTATCCGACATCAAGGATCTCGAGACGCTCCTGCAGGTGACGGTTCCCGAACTGGGATTCGACTATTTCGCGCTCGTCCATCACGTGCACATCCGTCAGACCAAGGGCGACGCCATCTACCTGTTCAACTATCCCCAGGCCTGGGCCGACATGATGGAAAGCAAGGATTATTTCTCGGACGATCCGGTCCTGATGGCCTGCCAGAAATCGGCGGCGCCGTTCATCTGGTCGGAGGTGCCGAGCCTGCTGGCGCTGACCGAGCGTCAATTGCAGATTCTCGATTCCGCCAAACTGGCCGGCCTGGGCGGCGGCTTCACCGTGCCGATCCACATTCCCGGCGAATATACCGGCTCGTGCTCCTTCGGCACGCGCTATGGCCGGGAGATGCCGTCGACCACGCTGCCGGCCGCGCAATATGTCGCAAGCTTCGCCTTCGAGGCGGCGCGCCGGGTTGTGCAGCGCATGTCGGAGAAGGCCAAGTCGGGCGGCGCGACCGCGGGCCAGCCCAAGCTGTCGCGCCGCCAGCTCGACTGCGTCCTGCTCGCCGGGCGCGGGAAAAGCGACAAGGACGTCGCGCAAATCCTCGGCATCTCGAACCATTCGGTGCACCAGCACATGGAAGACGCCAAGCGGAAATACGACGTGGCGACGCGCATGCAGCTCATCGTCCGCGTGCTGTTCGACAACCAGGTCGCGTTCGCCGACCTGGTGGGTTGA
- the pcaF gene encoding 3-oxoadipyl-CoA thiolase has product MSALTDAYICDAVRTPIGRYGGGLAYVRTDDLAALPIKALMARNKDVDWSQVEEVYLGCANQAGEDNRNVARMAALLSGLPQTVPGTTINRLCASGLDAVGSAARAVKAGEVSLVLAGGVESMTRAPFVMGKAESAFPRAAENYDTTIGWRFVNPKMKAVYGTDSMPETGENVAEAYQISRTDQDAFALRSQQKAGRAIASGFFAEETIAVEAKDGKGKPVPFTADEHPRPATTAEDLARLKTPFRNPGTVTAGNASGVNDGAAAMIIASEDAAKKNGLTIRGRVLGMATAGVAPRVMGIGPVPATQKLLARLGLGIGDFDVIELNEAFASQSLAVLRGLGLPDDADFVNPNGGAIALGHPLGMSGARLALTALHQLEKTGGKRALATLCVGVGQGVALAIERV; this is encoded by the coding sequence ATGTCCGCTCTCACAGACGCCTATATCTGCGACGCCGTGCGCACGCCCATCGGGCGCTATGGCGGCGGCCTCGCCTATGTGCGCACCGACGATCTGGCGGCGCTGCCGATCAAGGCGCTGATGGCGCGCAACAAGGATGTCGATTGGAGCCAGGTGGAAGAGGTCTATCTCGGCTGCGCCAACCAGGCCGGCGAGGACAATCGCAATGTCGCGCGCATGGCGGCGCTGCTGTCCGGCCTGCCGCAAACGGTGCCGGGCACGACGATCAACCGGCTGTGCGCCTCCGGCCTCGACGCGGTGGGTTCGGCGGCGCGCGCGGTGAAGGCGGGCGAGGTGTCGCTGGTTCTTGCCGGCGGCGTCGAATCGATGACGCGCGCGCCCTTCGTGATGGGCAAGGCCGAGAGCGCCTTTCCCCGCGCGGCGGAGAATTACGACACCACGATCGGCTGGCGCTTCGTCAATCCAAAGATGAAAGCGGTGTACGGCACGGACTCCATGCCGGAGACCGGCGAGAACGTCGCCGAGGCCTACCAGATCTCCCGCACCGATCAGGATGCGTTCGCCTTGCGCAGCCAGCAGAAGGCCGGCCGCGCCATCGCGAGCGGCTTCTTCGCGGAGGAAACCATCGCGGTCGAGGCCAAGGACGGCAAGGGCAAGCCCGTGCCGTTCACCGCCGACGAACATCCGCGCCCCGCGACGACGGCGGAAGACCTCGCCCGCCTCAAGACGCCGTTCCGCAATCCGGGCACGGTGACGGCGGGCAACGCCTCGGGCGTGAACGACGGCGCCGCGGCGATGATCATCGCTTCGGAGGACGCGGCGAAGAAGAACGGGCTGACGATCCGCGGCCGCGTGCTCGGCATGGCGACGGCCGGTGTGGCGCCGCGCGTGATGGGCATCGGGCCGGTGCCGGCGACGCAGAAGCTTCTCGCCCGGCTCGGACTCGGGATCGGCGATTTCGACGTCATCGAATTGAACGAGGCCTTCGCCAGCCAGTCGCTGGCGGTGCTGCGCGGGCTGGGACTTCCCGACGACGCCGACTTCGTGAACCCGAATGGCGGCGCCATCGCGCTCGGCCATCCGTTGGGCATGAGCGGCGCGCGGCTGGCGCTGACAGCGCTGCATCAGTTGGAAAAGACCGGCGGCAAGCGGGCCCTGGCAACGCTGTGCGTCGGCGTCGGCCAGGGCGTGGCGCTGGCGATCGAGAGGGTCTGA
- a CDS encoding acyl-CoA dehydrogenase family protein — protein sequence MAVLNEEQSMIRDAAKSWVQEKSPVTAFRKLRDSGNEDGFDRTAWKEMAELGWAGILVPEEFGGVGLGYLTLGLVLEETGRTLTASPLISTALTATTALLLAGSDAQKQKYLPAIAEGKLIATLAVDEGPHHAPEKIALAGTVSGGKVKLNGRKAFVLDGGTADLVIVAARTSGKPGDKGGITLVLVDGKDSGLTREKLKTVDSRGYANLTFKDVEGEVLGTLDQGAGVLETTLDRARAGLAAEMLGQAMQSFDITLEYLKTREQFGQKIGAFQALQHRAAKMFTDLELARSCVEGALAAIDRDANDVAQLASLAKAKAGDLVHLVSNEMVQMHGGIGMTDAHDAGLYLKRARAQEAIFGGSSYHRDRYATLLGY from the coding sequence ATGGCAGTCTTGAACGAAGAACAGTCCATGATCCGCGACGCCGCGAAGTCGTGGGTGCAGGAGAAATCGCCCGTCACCGCCTTCCGCAAGCTGCGCGACAGCGGCAATGAAGACGGCTTCGACCGCACGGCCTGGAAGGAGATGGCCGAGCTCGGCTGGGCCGGCATCCTGGTTCCGGAGGAATTCGGTGGTGTGGGCCTAGGCTATCTCACCCTCGGCCTGGTGCTGGAGGAGACGGGGCGCACGCTGACCGCTTCGCCGCTGATCTCGACGGCGCTGACCGCGACGACGGCGCTGCTGCTCGCCGGTTCGGACGCGCAGAAGCAGAAATACCTGCCGGCTATCGCCGAGGGAAAGCTGATCGCGACGCTCGCCGTCGATGAGGGTCCGCACCACGCGCCGGAGAAGATCGCGCTGGCCGGCACCGTCTCGGGCGGCAAGGTCAAGCTCAACGGCCGCAAGGCCTTCGTGCTCGACGGCGGCACGGCCGATCTGGTGATCGTTGCCGCGCGTACGAGCGGCAAGCCGGGCGACAAGGGCGGCATCACGCTGGTGCTGGTTGATGGCAAGGATAGCGGACTGACGCGCGAGAAATTGAAGACCGTCGACAGCCGCGGCTACGCCAACCTGACGTTCAAGGATGTCGAAGGTGAAGTCCTGGGCACGCTGGATCAGGGCGCCGGCGTGCTGGAGACCACGCTCGACCGCGCCCGCGCCGGCCTCGCCGCCGAGATGCTTGGCCAGGCGATGCAGTCCTTCGACATCACGCTCGAATACCTCAAGACCCGCGAGCAGTTCGGCCAGAAGATCGGTGCCTTCCAGGCGCTGCAGCACCGCGCCGCCAAGATGTTCACCGACCTCGAACTGGCGCGCTCCTGCGTCGAGGGCGCGCTGGCGGCGATCGACCGCGACGCCAACGACGTGGCGCAGCTCGCCTCGCTGGCCAAGGCCAAGGCCGGCGACCTGGTGCATCTGGTGTCCAACGAGATGGTGCAGATGCATGGCGGCATCGGCATGACCGACGCGCATGACGCGGGGCTGTATCTCAAGCGCGCCCGCGCCCAGGAAGCGATCTTCGGCGGCTCGTCCTACCACCGCGACCGCTACGCGACGCTGCTGGGGTATTGA
- a CDS encoding zinc-binding alcohol dehydrogenase family protein, whose translation MKAAVYYENGPPSVLKYEDVPDPQAMSNGIVIRVEAVSIEGGDTLNRQGGPLFTVPHIVGYQAAGEVVAVGDEVADFRIGDKAVTVGFNASHAELRSVPARTAWKIPPGCDVKAAAAVPVPFGTAHDCLFEFGRLKAGETVLVQAGASGVGVAAIQLAKRAGARVLATASSDERLEKLKPLGLDHGINYRTSDVVQSVMRITDNKGVDLVVDSVGGSTLQGSLLSLGYRGRVSMVGNAGREPMQVDVGSLMAGNRSLTGVFLGAEIASDRVHDMIQSLVNEVAAGTLRVVIDRTFPLSEAAAAHAYIESRKAVGRVLLIP comes from the coding sequence ATGAAAGCCGCCGTCTATTACGAGAACGGTCCTCCGTCCGTCCTGAAATACGAAGACGTCCCCGATCCGCAAGCGATGTCCAACGGCATCGTCATCCGGGTCGAGGCGGTGTCGATCGAAGGCGGCGATACGCTGAACCGCCAGGGCGGTCCGCTGTTCACGGTGCCGCATATCGTCGGCTATCAGGCGGCCGGCGAAGTCGTCGCGGTCGGCGACGAGGTCGCGGATTTCAGGATCGGCGACAAGGCGGTGACGGTCGGCTTCAACGCCAGCCATGCCGAGCTGCGCTCGGTGCCGGCGCGCACCGCGTGGAAGATTCCGCCGGGCTGCGACGTGAAGGCGGCGGCAGCGGTGCCGGTGCCGTTCGGCACGGCGCATGACTGCCTGTTCGAGTTCGGCCGGCTCAAGGCGGGCGAGACCGTGCTGGTGCAGGCCGGCGCCTCCGGCGTCGGTGTCGCCGCGATCCAGCTCGCCAAGCGCGCCGGCGCCCGGGTGCTCGCGACCGCCTCCAGCGACGAGCGGCTCGAGAAGCTGAAACCGCTCGGCCTGGATCACGGCATCAACTACCGGACCTCCGACGTCGTGCAGTCGGTGATGCGGATCACCGACAACAAGGGCGTCGATCTGGTCGTCGATTCCGTCGGCGGCTCGACGCTGCAGGGCTCGCTGTTGTCGCTCGGCTATCGCGGCCGGGTATCGATGGTCGGCAATGCGGGGCGCGAGCCGATGCAGGTCGATGTCGGCTCGCTGATGGCGGGCAATCGCAGCCTCACCGGCGTCTTCCTCGGCGCGGAGATCGCGTCCGATCGCGTGCACGACATGATCCAGTCGCTGGTGAACGAGGTCGCGGCGGGGACGTTGCGAGTCGTTATCGACCGGACCTTTCCGCTTTCGGAAGCAGCGGCCGCACACGCTTACATCGAAAGCAGAAAAGCCGTGGGCCGCGTCTTGCTCATACCTTGA